The genomic interval GCCGTGTCGGCGTCGAAACGGTAGAGGGTGAGACCCGCACCGTCGCTCAACACCTTGCCGAGGTCGGGGTTGTTGGCAACGGTCAGCTGGCCCGCGGGCTCGGCGGCCGCGGCCTGCTGGCCGTCGGCTCCGTAGCCGTTGCCGGCGCCGGTGCTGGGGCTCGACGTGGCCGCACCGACGCTTCCGTAACCTCCGGCCGCCGCCGTGGCACCGACGTTCTGTGCCGCAGAGGAAGGCGTGGTCACATTGTCCGAACCGCACGCCGCCGTCAACGCCATGACGGACACGGCCGTCGCCGCGAGTGAGGCGCTCCGCCAGGAGGTCTTCATCGTCAACTCCCCATAATCACCTGGATGTTGCAGCGCCCGTCTGTGCCGCCGCACGGTCCTAGGTACGGGTGGGGACCACGGAAGTGTTCAACCGCCGCACAAATTTCTTTCCGACCCCTGTGGCACGGCGGCTCCTTCTCGTACGCCCGTGCGCATCCGGCCATGTCCGGCGGCCGGTTCGTCAAACGGCCGTACCCCGTCTTCCACTCCTTCGGGGCATTCCTCTCGCGCCCCGGCGCGCCCCCGCCCGCGAGGGCTCATGATCTCCGTCGTGCATGGACCCGAACCGACCCGAACCGCCCTCGCCGCAAGGGTGTTGACCCTGGTGACGCTGACATGGCTGCTGGCGGGCGCACCGGCGGGCCTGGCAGCGGCCGACGCCTGTGCGTACGCCTCGACGGGGCCGGACGGCACGGAGGCGGTGGCGGTGGCCGGCAGCGGTGACGACTGGCCGACTCCCCCGGCCTGCCCGAAGCCGACCCCGCCGCCGCCCTGCCCGTCCCCGACGCCCACCCCGCCACCGCCGAAGCCCACACCGCCTCCCCCGCCGAAGCCCACTCCGACCCCGACCCCCAGGCCGACGCCGAAGCCGCGGCCCACGCCGAAGCCCACCCCGCCACCGCCCGCCCCGGCGCCGCGCCCGGCCCCGGCGGCTCCGCTGCCCCGGGTGATCCCGACACCGACGCCCACACCAACGCCTACTCCGCCCCCGACACCATCGCCCAAGCCCACCCCGCATCCCTCGGCGGCCCCGGTGAGTTATCCGAAGTACCACGCCCAGCCGCGTCCGCGGCCGGCCCCCAACCGGACGCCGCCGGTCGTCTACGTCCTGCTCATCACCCTGCCCGCGGTGGTCGCCATCGTCGCGCTGCGTCCACGCTGATCCCCGGAGGAACCTCTTGTCGGAATGGCTTGTTCTCGTCCTCGCGATGGCGGCGGCCTGTGTCGTCGTCATCATCATCACGTTCCTCCGCGAACGCTCGGCGTCCGAGGACGAGGACCCCAGTGACACCCCGGACGTCATCGAGTACATGACGATGTGGATCGGCGTGGTGTACGCCATCGTCCTGGGCCTGGCGATCGCCGGAGTCTGGGAGGCCCGCAGCGCCGCCCAGGACCACGTCCAGGCGGAGGCGCAGGCGCTGCACGAGATCTCGGAGCGGGTGCGGGTCTACCCGGCCGACGAACGTGACCGCGTCCGGGCCGACGTCGAGGCCTACGTCTCACAGGTCGTCAACGTCGAGTGGAAGACGATGGCCGACCACGAGAAACTCACCCAGCGCGGCACCGACCTCCTGGAGCGCATCCGCGCGGACATCTCCGACTACCAGCCGAAGACGGACTTCCAGGCGCAGGCCTACCAGCCGCTCGTCGACCAGGTGACCGCCGTGGACTCGGCACGCAACGCCCGTTCGGACTCCACGGGGGCGACCATGCCGTCGGTGGTGTGGTTCGGGCTGCTCGCCGGGGCCGTGATCACCATCGGCATGGTGTTCGCGCTACAGATCCGGCG from Streptomyces sp. NBC_01288 carries:
- a CDS encoding bestrophin-like domain, encoding MSEWLVLVLAMAAACVVVIIITFLRERSASEDEDPSDTPDVIEYMTMWIGVVYAIVLGLAIAGVWEARSAAQDHVQAEAQALHEISERVRVYPADERDRVRADVEAYVSQVVNVEWKTMADHEKLTQRGTDLLERIRADISDYQPKTDFQAQAYQPLVDQVTAVDSARNARSDSTGATMPSVVWFGLLAGAVITIGMVFALQIRRTTRELILAGLFSALIAFLLFLIWDFDAPYSRGITASAQPFLNLFPHIKD